The sequence ATGAATTCTTCGCCCTGAGGTCTTTGCTTCCCTTCTGGAGTTAATGGCCGGCAACGCACACAGGATGGATCAACAACTACAAGCACATGTGAGAAAGGAGCCAATAAATTACGTCTGTGTGAGTATCTCATATGCATAAAAGCCCACTCATTTTTTTCACAatctaaaaacattttcaagaaatATCAAGATGCTTACTGAAGTATCCCATATTTTTGTGCCAAAGACACTCAAGAAGCTACTCAATTATAAGTGTGACTTAGCTTAGGCTTTGAAAGGCTGTTTTTTCTTGGCAGTATCAGTGATCAATTTTCACTGAAACCGTTTAGTTTTCACAAATGCAATCCTATTTATGTCTGCTCACAAGTTCTACAAAGGTCAGTCCAGAACATTTCAAAAGGCAGTTATTCCCCAAATCCCAAAGCAGGCAATTTAAAAATACTACACAACCCAACTCTTGTGTGTATGATATGTAAGCTTGGGAAGAGAGACATGAATTGCAACAAAATATGTTCAGTATGCCAAGTTTAGAAGCATGTTTTCACTCTGAGTAGGATTTttggtgcatggcagggggggttggagtggatgacccttgtggtctctttcaactatgattctatgatcaaagcAAACTAAATGTACCTGAAGCATTGCAGAACTGTTCAGTGGCATTATAGACTCTACAACAAGAAGACTGGGGTTTCACCCAATCAAAGTAGTCATCAATCCAAGAAGAAGGGGGATAGCCAATTCTTGTACTACAATATGAAAAAGACCCAAATGTCAGTGTGCATTTATAACTGGCCATTTCTCCAACAGTgtttcacacatacatacacactcaaTGACTATCCAGTagtggttgttgcttttttacaAACTAGAAATAAAAGTACTCTGTATTTCAATCATTCTCAAGGGCACTGAGAAATGTGACTCATTTCTGAATTAAAGATAACATAATGAGTATTTTGAGCAAATATATCAGAATatgaacagaattttaaaattcacatttttctgAATATGTGTCCATCTGATGAGATATCCTTCAAAGAAGATACAGTGCGTTTGATGGGCTGTATTTCAAGAAAAATACATCCCATATGACAAAGCAAGAAAAAATATTTGTCATCCATACATAGATCTGAAAAACCCTCCATCAATTGGCTTTAATTTGGAGGCATTTTCTGTTCCCTATGAGAATTTCAATGTGTTCTGGACTTTTAAAATGATCCATGTGCACAGAACTGCTTCAGAATGCAAACACACACGGGCAGCTTCATAACACTCTGGCGGTacggcatttacatgctgcatgccaccagagcatcatgaagccaccgTGGGGCTGCAGGAGGgctggaaaagccagcttttccactcctttttcagccgggctcaaggtggattgggaccatggcatgtgtttgctatagccccaatccatctttggaagggtggcttcaagccaccccttccgtCCAGTCTGTTTTCCCCCCTTATTCTCCCATAGAATGGATCTTAGTTAACCAGTTAGTAATTTCATTTTTCTCATTCATTTCAGAAGATGTAAATGAACTATTTTATGTGGTGCGTGTATGTGGGGGTGTTAAACTGAAATAGGGTGGGGAAGAAGACATATCAGAGGACAAATAAGATTATAACCACTGAGAAACATATGAAGTATAAATAATTCAGGTTTGCTAAAAAGCTTCCACAAATATTTAAAGCTACTGAAATCCACTGATTTGGGAAGAATAGTCTTAAATCCAACCGCTAagcccaactaaagtagacccattgtaTCAACTGATGAATCATAGggcaacacttatgtaagttctaTTGATTTAACAGGTCTTCTCTGGTTGGGACTAAAGTTGGGATTTAGGCCATAGTCCAGTTTGGTTTTAGCAAACTATTGGGTATTGACTTAGCAGTTAAATACACATCTCCAGGAATACCTACTGGAGAGTTGTACCTTGAAATCCCATGCCAGTCTATTAAGAAGAAACAGCAATTTTAGTTAGAAGCACTTGACAGAGTGTACCCCACAACAGGTTCTGAAGTTCAAATTCTAAATCTGAATTTGGTTCAGTTCTTAAAGAAGTTATTTGCATGTGAGTCCTAACattttatgaaaaaagaaaatggaacacTTACTAGCTACTAAGTTCTGCTGCATTGAATAGTTGCTGTACTAGGGAGTTGTTTTCACATCCCATTCCACCGCACACCATGTTTTGCCCATCCAACGTAGTATAGTTATGTCCTTCTTCTAGCACAAAATAGACTGGAGGACCTGCATGCACACATTTGCTCAGAGAGTTGAAGTAATCCAACACATAGGAGTCCTTGTTCATGAAAAGGGAAATAAAACGAAAGAAGTCAAATATAGAAGTGCCTCAACATTTTAGCCTACATATtattacaaaaatacaaacatgACTATTTTTTCTCAGAGGAGAAGGATGATAATGGAACTTTTCAATAGGTTTGCTTTtaaggaattgggggggggggggagatcccaCATGAAAGCCACTTACATCTGGCATTGATAAACGCTGGTCCAAGCCAACCTCTACTTTGTTCATAACTGCTATGCTGAACGATAACACTCCAATAAATATGGATATCTGAAGAATAAAGAAAAAGTGATTTTAATTCATAAAAACAGCTTTCATTGCTACCTTTCAAGGGAGTATGCACTTACACTACATTGTGGAAAAACACAGATTTCTCATCCTCCAATAACTACtaaaatactgtaatacaaaAGCATGTCATGATGAAACAGCAATATATGGGAAGCAACAATTTAAAGCTTTCTTAATCAAGCAACTAATTCAGGctaaggaggagggaggaggcagattgaaataaaaaatattgctgAACAATTAAGGGATTTAAGTATCTACAGTATTTGCCTAAAtaagtatttaaataaatatctaaatatctatttcccgaaagaaagaaagaaagaaagaaagaaagagcaagacaatttaaaaaaatctcaaaaggCCTAAATGAACATGATATCAATATAGTAATTACtcaaaacaaaggaaaagaaggtATACATACCACTATTGGTCTTATCCAGTCCTTTAGAAGGAATGGAGAATATATGTTTTTgaagaataaaaacaatacactCTCAGAATGCTGTGCATTACTGATTTCTTCACCACCTTTGATACAACACAGGATATCATACCGATTTTTCTGGAACATAAAATGCCTAAATTAATATATTGCCAATGTA is a genomic window of Sceloporus undulatus isolate JIND9_A2432 ecotype Alabama unplaced genomic scaffold, SceUnd_v1.1 scaffold_2081, whole genome shotgun sequence containing:
- the LOC121917958 gene encoding NPC intracellular cholesterol transporter 1-like, with translation SYILCNERALHTSVYLCLLLGSLSTMPAVRTFSLFAAVAVFIDFLLQITCFVSLLGLDIKRQEKNRYDILCCIKGGEEISNAQHSESVLFLFFKNIYSPFLLKDWIRPIVISIFIGVLSFSIAVMNKVEVGLDQRLSMPDDSYVLDYFNSLSKCVHAGPPVYFVLEEGHNYTTLDGQNMVCGGMGCENNSLVQQLFNAAELSSYTRIGYPPSSWIDDYFDWVKPQSSCCRVYNATEQFCNASVVDPSCVRCRPLTPEGKQRPQGEEFMKFLPMFLSDNPNPKCGKGGHAAYSSAVNFIDNNTEVGATYFMTYHTVLKTSEDFIDAMKKARMIANNITESMAIKEKNYRVFPYRYRAFLFQQFPPCI